AGGATGGATTCCGGGGAGTTACCACTTGCAGGGGTGAAAATATGTATCGGTATTGACCTGGATGGAGATGGAAGACCCGATTATACGGAGACAACCGTCACGAACGGAGCAGGCAACTATATTTTCGATAACCTGCCTGCAGGTGCTCATACGATCTGTGTTGATCCATCGACACTCCCCGCCGGTGTTCAGCAAGTATTTGATCCGGACGGCCGCCTGGATAACGGAACCACCGTTAATCTGAGAGCGGGAGAGCATAACAGAAGTACTGATTTTGGGTATATCAGTTCAACAGAGTTAAATAATTCGCTTCCGGGAGAGGGTGTAATTAGCACAGGGCTTCTTTCGGACCCGCTTCTGTTCTTTCAGGCGTCTGGGGGCAGAATGGGGAAACGTTCTTTCCCTTCCAGACAGAGCCTCTTGTCTGGCCCACACCGGTTCTACCGGTATCTCCGGTTTACAGCGGATATGCCGAGCCCGGGACAACTCTGTCACTCGTTTTATATGATATGAGTGGAAACCCGGTTGGATACCAGTCAGTTATGGCTGATACTGCCGGGAACTGGCTGGCAAGTTTTCCGGGAACAGTGCTCTTTGATATGCCTCACCACATGGAAATCACGCAGACCCGATCAACATATAATGCGAGCAGTGAAGGATTTTTTAATATGCGGACGTATTTCAGTCCCAATTATACCAGTATGGTGTTTTCAAGCGTGCACCTTGATGTGGAGGCGGTTTTTGCCTACATGCCAGAGAATGTATTGGAGTCGATGCACCGAAGTAATCTGTCCATTTCTGATGTGACCTGGAACAGTTCGGCTGAATATGAGACTCTTTCACCATCAACATTACCGGCAAATAATAGTCATTAATGAGATAAGTATCAAAGGAAAGGGTAAAGATGAGAATAAGAAAGGTTATTTGGGGAGCAGTTATTATTCTACTGACGTGTTCTACTGCTTCTTTAGCCGCTGAAAAACAACAGACTGATTTTGGCTTTGTGGTTAACTCGTCAGAAAAAGGGAACGAGGATTACAATACATTCAGGACAAAGATATTTAAGAGGTATTCCACTCTTATCAAGCAAATGCAACAGATGGAGGATAATTATTCCAGTATTTTCTCCCGCAAATCTGTCTCCGGTCTGGTTATTGACCCGGGCGCCATTCCAAAAGAATACAGCTCCTGGTGGCGATCAAGAGTAAACGGACAGATTAATAAGATGGTTCCTGAGGTTTCCATGGACATCACAGGCCTTTTTACCCGGGCTGTTAAATATTCATCACAGATTAAAGTGTTCAGCGACCTGCCCTTGATCCGGAAAACGGCTGTTCAGGAAGCTGAGGGTCCGTATGATTTCAGAATTTTTGCCGAGACAAGTCTGCGTGATATTAATGAACCGGTTGGAGATGACCTGAAAACCGGTGGGGAACTGCGCTATAAAGAGAATTCAAAGAATCTGGAATACGGAGTACGAAAGAAGTTTCTGTTTGGCACAGAGGTTGAACTCAAGCAGAATATCGGCGATATGGACACAAATTCCATCTATTTTCAGCCGAAAGATCAGGCAAGGACAGGAACCTCCCTGTCAATTACCCAGCCGCTGCTCAAGCGGTTTGGTATCAGCTATAATCGAGCCTATATAGACCTAGCAAACCTTGACAGTTCAATTGCCGGAGAAGAATTGAGACGCAATGTGGAGAGTCATCTCCTGGAAGTAGCCCGTGCCTACTGGAGTCTTTACCTGGAGCGGTCACTTCTTGTTCAGAAGGAACGGCTGGCCAGAAAAAGCAGAGAAATCTACGGCCAGATGAAAAGTCGAACAGCCGTGGATGTTCCGCCAAGTCTTTTGGCCAGGGCAAGATCCCAGGTCAATGCCCACGAACTCGGAGCCATGCAGGCGGAGTACGCAATGTTGAATGCCCAGTCCAGGATACGGGCCCTGGTCAATGATCCTGGTCTGCTCAATGCGAATGGCTTGGAAATTGTTACCAGTCAACTGCCATCCCATGAAAGATTTGATATCGATTTCCATAATACTCTGGACGCGGCACTTTCTTCTCGTCCCGAGATTGGCCAGGCGGTTAGACATATCCAATCTGCCTATCTTCTGCTGAACCAGTCCGAAAATGAGTTATGGCCGGATCTTGATCTGTTTTTCCAGATGTACACCAAGGGTATTGAAGGTGATTATCAGTATGGTGATGCATATTCCAACCAGTTTGACGAGGGAGAGCCTAGCTATGTTGCCGGCCTGCGACTCCAGTATTCACTGGGGAATAATGGTGCGGCTGCCAGAAATACCCGGAAGAAACTGGAGATTCGGCAGTTGTTGCATCAGTTGGATACTACGGTTCAGAATATACTGCTTGAGGTCCAGGTCTCACACCGTGAGGTTGAAAAAAACTATCGCTCCATGGTGCAGTCCTACCAGATGATGCTTGCCGACGATGAGGAGGTTAAGGCATTGTACGCACGCGTTGACTACCTGCTGGCAAATAATGACCCTTATGGTGACGTACTGTATCGTCTGATGGATGCATTGGAGCGGTTAACCAGATCGGAGGAACTGTTTACTAAAAGTGAGTTGACTTACAACTACTCTCTCTACAACCTGTACAGAGCAATGGGGTCCTGGTTAAAAAGAATGATATACGTATTGAAGAAGAAGGTTCGGACAGTGATGGATTGCCGGCAATTCTCGTTAAAAAACAGTAAGATAAACTGTCTTTTTGTTCTGTTTGTTATTTTTTCCCCACCTGGCGCCGTCACCGGTGTGGCTGGTCAGCAAGGGAGTGATGCCTTCCTGGAGCCAAATCATGTTGTTAATATCGCTTCTCCTTTTCGGGAACGGATCAATGTTATTCACGTCAAGGAGGGCGACAGGGTTAAAAAAGGTGAACTTCTTGTTGAATTGGACTCCCGTGTACTCAAAACAAAGCTTGACCTGGCAAAGGAGGTGGCATCTTTTCATGGTTTGGTTGACTCTGCCAAAGCCAGCGTCTCCATGCAGAAGAACAGGTTCATAATGTTACAGAAACTTGCGGAAACGGGCAATGCGCGGCCTCAGGAAATGATTAAGGCAAAAACCGACCTGAGCATGGCTGAGGCGCGGTTGAGAAGTGCCCGGGAAGAAAGGCGAACGAAAAAACTGGAGGTGCAGATAATCCGGGCCATGATAGAAGAAAAAAAACTGCGCAGTCCGGTGAATGGAGTTGTTGTCAAAGTATATAAACAGGAAGCGGAGCTGGCCGGTGGGGGGATCAGCCGAACCTGGTGAGTATTGCCCAGCTCCATCCATTGAAAGCCCGTTTTCATCTTGTTCCTCTACAGGTAGAACAGTTAAAGAGAGGCTCCAGTGTTGTTGTTGCAGTAAACTCTATCCAGATAACAGGTAAGGTTGATTCCATTTCGCCCATTGTTAATCCCCAGAGCGGTACAATGGAAGTGGTTGTAACCATCCCGAATGGTGATAACAGCCTGTTCAGTGGGACACTCGCTACTTTACTTTTAACGGAAAAATAAAAAAATGAAAAAACAAGTGGAAAACACAGGAAAAAGCAATGAGCAGGTAACAGTGAGATATAATGAGACATCATCTCTTTTTGCTTCCCAGTTTATTCTCAACACCAGTAGTGATGATGTTACAATTAGTTTCTCTTCCGGCCCCCTGGCGGATCCATCCGGAAATGGCACTATCCTGCCGGTTCATAGCCGGATTGCCATGACCCGGGATGGTGCGAAACGACTGTATGAAATACTTGGTTCTGTTCTGGCACAGAATAAGAGTGGTCCTGCAAATTAATCCGGACAGCCTGCATTGAGTGAGCATTCTTCATATAGCCATAGCAGCCGGAAAACGGCTGTTGTTCCTGATATACACAAGCTGTCTGAACAGTTTCTGTCATTGCCTGCAATTGCGGGGGATGAGCGGGGGCTGGTTGCCGAGTTTTTGCAACTTTCCATTGGCCTGATAAATGGGGCTGGAGGAATGTATCAGTCGGCTGCCCGGAAAAACCCGATTGAACCGGTTGAATTGTTTTCACGGCAGGCTCTTTCCTGGTCCCCTGAGCTTGGTCGGATCCTCAATGAAAACGGACAGGATGCCCTGGAGAACAGCAGGATTGTCTCCCGCGCACTTGAGGAGAATGGGGCTGTTTATCTTCTTTCATGTCCAGTTGGCAGCAGAGACAGGTACCGTGGTTGTCTTTCTTTTGTGATATTGCCTGGAAAGCAGCCGATAGAATCATTTCTTGCAGTTATTCAGCTGTTGGCGGTTATTCTCAGTTCTTTTCTTGATAAGCTGGAATCGATAACAGGGGTTGATGGCGAAAAGCTCCTGCAGTTGACAATCGCAGTTGCCGGTATTATCGGGCATCGTGGCCGCAAAGAGGCCTATCTGTATTTTAATGAACAGCTGCGCAGTTGGGCCGGGTGCGATATGGTAGCTGTCGGTTCTCTGAATGATTCAGGGCAGGTAGTACTGAAATCTTTATCTGATGTGACTTCTGTGGATTCACGCACAGAACGGTCACGTATCCTGATGAAGGGGTTGAGCGAGTGTGTAATTCATCAGCATGTCGATACCGATTCCGGTGAGGGTAATCCCGTTTTTCAGGAAATGCTGCATGTTTTTTCGCAAAAACATGCTTGTGGTCTGGCTCTTGTCAACGGAGAAGGAGTGCGGAGGGGGGCGGTTGTTTTTTTCTGGGACGGGAAAAAAAAGGATATGCGTTTTACTGACACGATCCGGGCCTCCGGCCAGATACTGGCTTCAGCTCTTTTGGCACTGGAGAACAGGAAAGGGATGAGTGGCGGCATAATAAGACTGAACCGGCTCAGGAGACTAAAAACTGGTGCCATGGTTGCTGTTATGGCGATTCTCCTTGGATTGTTCAGTCTCCTTCCCGTTCCCTTTCGAATACACGCGAACTGTTCCGTACTCCCTGTTTATAAGCGATTTGTGGTTGCCGGTTTTGATGGTATTTTAAAGCAGGCATTGGTGCAGCCCGGGGACAGGGTGCAACAGGGCCAGGTCATGGCAAAACTGGATGGTAGAGAAACGGCTCTTCTCAAGGGGTCACTTGAAGCAGAACGACAGAAAGCGCTGAAGACAAGGGATCATCATCTGGCAACAGGAGATACGGCTGCAACACAGATTGCCCAACTTGAAGTGCTTCGACTGGAGAAGCAGATTGATCTGTTGAGGGAAAGGGAACACCATCTTGTTCTCACGAGTCCCATCGATGGTATTGTTCTTGCCGGAGATATGATGAGAATACAGGGCAGTCCGGTCAATAAGGGAAAGGTTCTGTTTGAGGTCGCTCCTTTGAACAAAATGATTGTTGAATTGGGTGTGGCTGAGGAAAATATTGGCTATATCAGTCGGGGAATGTCGGTAAAGATCCGCTTTGAGGCGTTCAGGAATCAAGCCTGGCAGGGAGAGGTGCAACGGATCAAACCCGAAGCTGAAATCCGCAATAATCGAAATGTCTTTCTCGTAGAACTGGAATTTGATAATCTGGACGACAGGCTCCGACCAGGGATGAAGGGCAAAGCGAATGTCGAGGGTGGGAAAAAACCACTGGCATGGATTGTATTCAGAAAACCATGGTATACATTTCTTCAGCTCATTGATTCTCTCTGGTAAACGGTTTGGAAACAGAAAAATTACCTACTCTGCCCAGGTTGCGCAACGGACTTCGTTTCACCCCGATTATTGAAAAAGGAATATCCTGGTATATCCTCGAGGACCCTGTTCGAAACACTTATTATCGTATTGGAGTCGAAGAATATCTGTTTCTCAGTAACCTGAATTGTTCCCCGGATTTTGAAACACTCCTGCAGATGGTTGAAAAAAGGAGTGGCATACACCTGAGTTCTGAGCAGGGGCAGGCGATACTGCATTGGCTGATGGATCGGCAGTTATTGCAGGATGACAGCGGTCATCTGGCTTTTTCCCTTGAGCGTGAACAGGAATCCGCTCGTCTAAAAAGAATCAACAGGCTGAATCTGATATCCTTTAAAAT
The DNA window shown above is from Desulfomarina profundi and carries:
- a CDS encoding HlyD family efflux transporter periplasmic adaptor subunit, giving the protein MSIAQLHPLKARFHLVPLQVEQLKRGSSVVVAVNSIQITGKVDSISPIVNPQSGTMEVVVTIPNGDNSLFSGTLATLLLTEK
- a CDS encoding TolC family protein; the encoded protein is MRIRKVIWGAVIILLTCSTASLAAEKQQTDFGFVVNSSEKGNEDYNTFRTKIFKRYSTLIKQMQQMEDNYSSIFSRKSVSGLVIDPGAIPKEYSSWWRSRVNGQINKMVPEVSMDITGLFTRAVKYSSQIKVFSDLPLIRKTAVQEAEGPYDFRIFAETSLRDINEPVGDDLKTGGELRYKENSKNLEYGVRKKFLFGTEVELKQNIGDMDTNSIYFQPKDQARTGTSLSITQPLLKRFGISYNRAYIDLANLDSSIAGEELRRNVESHLLEVARAYWSLYLERSLLVQKERLARKSREIYGQMKSRTAVDVPPSLLARARSQVNAHELGAMQAEYAMLNAQSRIRALVNDPGLLNANGLEIVTSQLPSHERFDIDFHNTLDAALSSRPEIGQAVRHIQSAYLLLNQSENELWPDLDLFFQMYTKGIEGDYQYGDAYSNQFDEGEPSYVAGLRLQYSLGNNGAAARNTRKKLEIRQLLHQLDTTVQNILLEVQVSHREVEKNYRSMVQSYQMMLADDEEVKALYARVDYLLANNDPYGDVLYRLMDALERLTRSEELFTKSELTYNYSLYNLYRAMGSWLKRMIYVLKKKVRTVMDCRQFSLKNSKINCLFVLFVIFSPPGAVTGVAGQQGSDAFLEPNHVVNIASPFRERINVIHVKEGDRVKKGELLVELDSRVLKTKLDLAKEVASFHGLVDSAKASVSMQKNRFIMLQKLAETGNARPQEMIKAKTDLSMAEARLRSAREERRTKKLEVQIIRAMIEEKKLRSPVNGVVVKVYKQEAELAGGGISRTW
- a CDS encoding efflux RND transporter periplasmic adaptor subunit, which gives rise to MSEHSSYSHSSRKTAVVPDIHKLSEQFLSLPAIAGDERGLVAEFLQLSIGLINGAGGMYQSAARKNPIEPVELFSRQALSWSPELGRILNENGQDALENSRIVSRALEENGAVYLLSCPVGSRDRYRGCLSFVILPGKQPIESFLAVIQLLAVILSSFLDKLESITGVDGEKLLQLTIAVAGIIGHRGRKEAYLYFNEQLRSWAGCDMVAVGSLNDSGQVVLKSLSDVTSVDSRTERSRILMKGLSECVIHQHVDTDSGEGNPVFQEMLHVFSQKHACGLALVNGEGVRRGAVVFFWDGKKKDMRFTDTIRASGQILASALLALENRKGMSGGIIRLNRLRRLKTGAMVAVMAILLGLFSLLPVPFRIHANCSVLPVYKRFVVAGFDGILKQALVQPGDRVQQGQVMAKLDGRETALLKGSLEAERQKALKTRDHHLATGDTAATQIAQLEVLRLEKQIDLLREREHHLVLTSPIDGIVLAGDMMRIQGSPVNKGKVLFEVAPLNKMIVELGVAEENIGYISRGMSVKIRFEAFRNQAWQGEVQRIKPEAEIRNNRNVFLVELEFDNLDDRLRPGMKGKANVEGGKKPLAWIVFRKPWYTFLQLIDSLW